The Methanolobus sp. WCC4 genome includes the window CTGACATCTATGAGGAACTCCCGGTCGTTGGGATAAAGGATACGCACTTTCTGCTTTGACTTAGAGAGATGGTCAGCCTGCTTGTTCTGCATCCGCGGGACCCACCGGAAGTGTATGTCAAGCTCATACTCCCTGATGATGTTGGTAATCTCACGATGGATGTTCCAGATATCATCACCCGCGATAGGATATAGGCCGCGCATCTGGTAGATGACGGTCTGACTGTCCCCCATTACTGAAAGAGGACCCTGACCGTCGGCTTTGACGTATTCAAGTATACCTTTCTTGAGGGCAAGGTATTCTGCAAAAAGAGCGTTATTACTGGTGTCTTTCTCAAGGCGGTCGTTTCCGAGTATTGAAAATGAGTTGTTCTGCAAGGTCACAACCCAACCCAATCCCATGCATCCACCCGGATTCGGAGTGCATGAGCCGTCGAAGGTTATTGCATCCATGTTTCTCGTACTGGTTAGAATGTATCTTAAGCCGTACACAGGAACTTTCCCTTGCACAATAATATTGCCTTAGAAATATATAACAATGTAGTATAGGATATATTGATGGGTATATAGATTCAATAGAACATTAGGGCTGACGGGACGGGAGACTATCGAAAAGCCTTATGAATCACTATTGAACATAATAATTGATTGGAGATATCAAGATGTACACAGTCTATATCAGAGCACTGGATGGTTCCTACATAAATGTTGACAAGATAATTCAGATATATGCTGCTGATTTTGAGGGCGAG containing:
- a CDS encoding ribonuclease HI family protein — encoded protein: MDAITFDGSCTPNPGGCMGLGWVVTLQNNSFSILGNDRLEKDTSNNALFAEYLALKKGILEYVKADGQGPLSVMGDSQTVIYQMRGLYPIAGDDIWNIHREITNIIREYELDIHFRWVPRMQNKQADHLSKSKQKVRILYPNDREFLIDVRNSPATGKLRKIIASMNSTPFPGNAMYKRLHISSKDILSDRTLFELQEMAGEKATRMVVDAFPGKKDRHKHHQAQALSWMLRGLALDLAIKKVRFDIQSRKKAGSNGSKGNAAKNKNKNSPAKKKTRSSRGAKYYLNRQTFAF